In Micropterus dolomieu isolate WLL.071019.BEF.003 ecotype Adirondacks linkage group LG17, ASM2129224v1, whole genome shotgun sequence, one genomic interval encodes:
- the dusp14 gene encoding dual specificity protein phosphatase 14, producing MGSRSQGFFHHHHHHRSSMVPTAVPRLLAENGSLLGGIAQITPNLFLSRGNVASNRSLLLSKGITCVVNATIELPNFNWPHMEYVKVPLADMPHSPISLYFDSVADKIHSVGRKRGAVLVHCAAGVSRSASLCLAYLMKYHRVSLAEAHAWVKARRPVIRPNGGFWRQLIEYERKLFGRNSVKMVQTPYGVIPDVYERDRRCLAPYWGL from the coding sequence ATGGGTTCCCGCAGCCAAGGCTtcttccaccaccaccaccaccatcgtAGCTCCATGGTGCCCACCGCGGTGCCGAGGCTTCTGGCAGAGAACGGCAGCCTGCTGGGGGGCATCGCACAAATCACCCCCAATCTCTTTCTCAGCAGAGGGAACGTGGCATCCAACCGCAGCCTGCTGTTGTCCAAAGGCATCACCTGTGTGGTCAATGCAACCATCGAGCTCCCCAACTTCAACTGGCCTCACATGGAGTATGTAAAGGTCCCTTTGGCGGATATGCCCCACTCCCCCATCTCCTTGTACTTCGACAGTGTGGCAGATAAGATCCACAGCGTTGGACGGAAACGAGGGGCAGTGCTGGTGCACTGTGCAGCGGGGGTGAGCCGCTCAGCCTCATTGTGTCTGGCGTACCTCATGAAGTATCACCGTGTGTCTCTGGCCGAAGCCCACGCCTGGGTCAAAGCTCGCCGCCCTGTCATCCGGCCCAACGGCGGGTTCTGGCGCCAGCTCATCGAGTATGAGAGGAAGCTGTTTGGTAGGAACTCTGTTAAGATGGTGCAGACGCCCTACGGGGTCATACCTGATGTTTATGAGAGGGACCGCAGATGCCTGGCTCCGTACTGGGGCCTGTGA